AAGACCCAATCCGGCCTACGGCCTACTTGGTACTGCCCCATTCAGTAGCGCTCCTGATCCCTACCCATGGAATCAGAACATCGTTTGATCCTGCTCCCCCTCGCCGCGCCCGCAGCACCAGTTCGCTAAGGATCCGGGCGGAAGGGTGATCAGGTTGATCAGACTTGCGCGGCATCCTCGTGTGTGCTTTTCTATTGCCCAGCGTGTTACGCTTAAAACTCAACTGGTTCAATATCACCGCCCGCCTCCTTGGCGGTGTTTTAGCCGGAGGCCTTTTGGTCTTAGAGTTACTTGCGGCGGACGGCGCCTTCCACAAAGCCCTGCATCAGGGCGGGAAATCGAACTGCATCATTTGCCTTTTCGTCAAAGGGCAAGTGCATTCGCCTCAATCGGCGCCGATCCTTCCGGGCTGCGTCTGGCGCTCGTCTGATCTCAGCCCGCGCGTGGAGCCCATTGTCCTGGTGAGCTTCACGTACCTTGCTTCTTTCAGCCGCGCGCCGCCGGCTCTCGCATTCCTTCTGTCGGTCGTGGCCTAAAGGCAAGTTGTAAGACTCCACGGCTCGGCCCTTGGCCTTCGGCCCTTCTCCTGGTTTTCAGCCCATTGGAGTCCAAAGTCTTTTGCGGACGAACCGAATTGCCCGCACGGAATCACGACAAGAGTACTAGAGTCCTTGAACCATGAAAGCGTGCCCTCAGAAATCAACTGCATGGTTGCGGTCCGACACGACAATCAAAGCTTTGCTCTTTGCAGCGAGCCTGGTTACAGCAACTTCCTCCTCCCACGCCGCAGAGGCGGTTCCGACACCTGGGGCTGTGGTCAGCAACCTTGTCCTGACTGCGGCGCAGCGACAAAAAATCCACACGGAAACAATCAAATCGTCCACCTTCCGCCGGACGATCGAAACGAGCGGCACGGTCAGCTTTGACGCCGACCAGGCAACTACTGTTTTGGCTCCGGTCTCGGGTCCGGCGTTGCGGCTTGTGGCCTCGCTAGGGGCGAAAGTTCAGGCCGGGGATGTGCTGGCGACGGTCGCCTCGCCGGACTACGCCACAGCTGTCAGCGCTTATCGTAAGGCGGTGACAACGGCGAAAAATGCCCGCCGCATTGCTGACCTGGCCGAACAACTTTCGCACAACAATCTTTCCCGAAAGGAGGTCGAGCAGGCCCAGACGGACGCGGCCAATGCCGAAGCCGACCGTCAGGCCGCGCTGGCACAGCTTCGCGCTCTTGGGGTGGAGACCGCGACCATCCAGGCCATCCAGGAGAACCGGTCACTGCCGGATGGGCTGGGGATTATCCGCTCACCGCTGGCAGGAACGGTCGTCGAGAAACTGATCACGCCCGGCCAACTCTTGCAAGCCGGCACAACCCCGTGTTTCACCGTCGCGGACCTGTCCCAGGTTTGGGTCATGGCGAACATTTTCGAATCTGATATTGCCTCCATCGCGGAAGGTGACCGGGCCGAAGTGCTCTGCAGCGCCTCGGCGACCAACCTTCCGGGCACAGTGGATTACATCTCGGCCATTATCGACCCGAGCACACGCGCCATTGGGGTGCGGGTCATTGCAAATAATCCTAACGACGTTCTTAAAAAGCAGATGTATGTGCGCGTCTTAATCCATTCGAGTCGAGACCAAACGGGCTTGTTGGCGCCGGTCTCGGCGGTGTTGCGCGATGACGAGGACCTGCCGTTCGTCTATCTGGC
The sequence above is a segment of the Verrucomicrobiia bacterium genome. Coding sequences within it:
- a CDS encoding efflux RND transporter periplasmic adaptor subunit, with the translated sequence MKACPQKSTAWLRSDTTIKALLFAASLVTATSSSHAAEAVPTPGAVVSNLVLTAAQRQKIHTETIKSSTFRRTIETSGTVSFDADQATTVLAPVSGPALRLVASLGAKVQAGDVLATVASPDYATAVSAYRKAVTTAKNARRIADLAEQLSHNNLSRKEVEQAQTDAANAEADRQAALAQLRALGVETATIQAIQENRSLPDGLGIIRSPLAGTVVEKLITPGQLLQAGTTPCFTVADLSQVWVMANIFESDIASIAEGDRAEVLCSASATNLPGTVDYISAIIDPSTRAIGVRVIANNPNDVLKKQMYVRVLIHSSRDQTGLLAPVSAVLRDDEDLPFVYLANPDGSFSRRRITLGSRVGDQYEATGGLKAGDQVVIEGGLFLQFLQSQ